The Micromonospora violae DNA segment CGGACCGCTCCCCGCCGCCCACGCTCATCGCGCTGGCCGGAGGGTTTCGGCGGCCGCGATCGCGGCCAGCACGGCCGCGGCCTTGTTCCGCGTCTCCTGGTCCTCAGCGGCCGGGTCCGAGTCGGCGACCACCCCCGCCCCGGCCTGGACGTACGCGCGACCGTCGCGCATGAGCGCGGTCCGGATGGCGATCGCCATGTCCAGGTCCCCGCCGAAGCCGAAGTAGCCGACGGTGCCGCCGTAGAGGCCACGACGGACGGGCTCCAACTCCTCGATGATCTCCATGGCGCGCACCTTGGGCGCCCCGGAGAGCGTGCCGGCCGGGAAGGTCGCGGCCAGCGCGTCGAAAGCGGTCTGGTCGTCGCGCAGCGTGCCGGTGACGGTGGAGACGATGTGCATGACGTGGCTGTACCGCTCGATGGTGGCGAACTCGGGCACCTCCACGCTGCCGGGCTGACAGACCCGACCCAGGTCGTTGCGGCCGAGGTCGACCAGCATCACGTGCTCGGCCCGTTCCTTCGGGTCGGCGAGCAGCTCGGCGGCGAGCGCGGCGTCGGCGGCGGGCGTGCCGCCGCGCGGCCGGGTGCCGGCGATCGGGTGCAGCAACGCCCGACGCCGCCCGTCCGCGCCCCCGGTGACCTTCAGGTGCGCCTCCGGGGACGAGCCGACGATGTCGAACCCGTCGAAGCGCAGCAGGTACATGTACGGGCTGGGGTTGCTGGTGCGCAGCACCCGGTAGACGTCCAGCGGGTCGGCGTGGGTCGTCCGCTCGAAGCGCTGGGAGAGCACGATCTGGAAGCACTCGCCGGCCCGGATCGCCTCCTTGGCCGCCTCCACCGCCTTCGGATAGCCGCCGTCGGGCGTACGGCAGAGCACGTCGCCGGCCGGCGGACGCTCGACGGTGGAGATCATCGGCGGGATGGGGCGGGACAGCGCCGTGGTCATCGCGTCCAACCGACCCACCGCGTGGTGGTAGGCGGCGGCGACCTGCGGGGCGCGGTCCGGGGCGTCCACCGGCGGCAGCACCGCGTTGGCGACCAGGATCGCCGAGCCGTCGTAGTGGTCGAGCACCACCAGGTCGGTGGCGAGCATCATG contains these protein-coding regions:
- a CDS encoding anthranilate synthase component I, producing MTDGALNPDLATFTELAAGWRVVPVTRRLLADAETPVGVYRKLAGGPGTFLLESAEQGVGSAGMAWSRYSFIGVRSSATLIERDGVGTWLGQPPAGLTTEGDPVRMLRETVAALAGPVGDPSDGLPPLTGGMVGYLGYDLIRRFERLPELTEDDLGVPELGMMLATDLVVLDHYDGSAILVANAVLPPVDAPDRAPQVAAAYHHAVGRLDAMTTALSRPIPPMISTVERPPAGDVLCRTPDGGYPKAVEAAKEAIRAGECFQIVLSQRFERTTHADPLDVYRVLRTSNPSPYMYLLRFDGFDIVGSSPEAHLKVTGGADGRRRALLHPIAGTRPRGGTPAADAALAAELLADPKERAEHVMLVDLGRNDLGRVCQPGSVEVPEFATIERYSHVMHIVSTVTGTLRDDQTAFDALAATFPAGTLSGAPKVRAMEIIEELEPVRRGLYGGTVGYFGFGGDLDMAIAIRTALMRDGRAYVQAGAGVVADSDPAAEDQETRNKAAAVLAAIAAAETLRPAR